A single genomic interval of Chryseobacterium paludis harbors:
- the clpB gene encoding ATP-dependent chaperone ClpB yields the protein MNLNQYTVKSQEAIQAAQQVAMEFGNQSIEPQHLLEGIFQVDENISPFLLKKSEADANLVRERNRENLEKLPKVQGGNIYLSQSANKVLLDAPNIAKKMGDEYVTIEHLWLSLLETNSEVSKMLKDMGVTKNLLEGAIKELRKGSKASSASSEETYQSLNKYAKNFNELAAEGKLDPVIGRDEEIRRVLQILSRRTKNNPILIGEPGVGKTAIAEGIAHRIISGDIPENLMDKTLYSLDMGALIAGAKYKGEFEERLKSVVNEVIKSDGQIILFIDEIHTLVGAGGGEGAMDAANILKPALARGELRAIGATTLNEYQKYFEKDKALERRFQKVMVDEPDTESAISILRGIKDKYEAHHKVRIKDEAIIAAVEMSQRYITDRFLPDKAIDLIDEASAKLRMEINSKPEELDVLDRKLMQMEIELAAISREGNQTKIEHLKEDISKISEQRNEINAKWLKEKQKSEDLTQIKKDIESLKLEAERASRAGDYAKVAEIQYGKIKEKEDALQKLELEMQNHQNELIKEEVTSENISEVIGKWTGIPVTKLLQSEREKLLHLETELHHRVVGQDEAIQAVADAIRRNRAGLSDEKKPIGSFLFLGTTGVGKTELAKALAEFLFDDENNMTRIDMSEYQERHSVSRLVGAPPGYVGYDEGGQLTEAVRRRPYSVVLLDEIEKAHPDVFNTLLQVLDDGRLTDNKGRVVNFKNSIIIMTSNLGSHLIQENFENITEENQDEIVDKTKDEVFDLLKQTLRPEFLNRIDEVVLFQPLRKKEIGKIVQYQLRGFNDMLAKRNIIMTATQDAVDYLMNKGYDPAFGARPLKRVIQQEVLNKLSREILAGTVNDGDRITLDYFEETGLVFRPAEK from the coding sequence ATGAACTTAAATCAATATACTGTAAAATCACAAGAAGCCATCCAGGCAGCCCAGCAAGTTGCTATGGAATTTGGCAATCAAAGCATAGAACCTCAACATCTACTGGAAGGAATTTTTCAGGTAGATGAAAATATTTCACCTTTCTTATTAAAAAAATCTGAAGCAGATGCAAATCTGGTAAGGGAGCGTAACCGAGAAAATTTAGAAAAACTTCCTAAAGTTCAGGGCGGAAACATTTACCTTTCACAATCTGCCAATAAAGTTTTACTGGACGCACCGAACATTGCAAAAAAAATGGGTGATGAATATGTAACGATTGAACATTTATGGTTATCACTTTTGGAAACAAACTCTGAAGTTTCTAAAATGCTCAAGGATATGGGCGTGACCAAAAATCTATTAGAAGGTGCTATTAAAGAATTAAGAAAAGGAAGTAAGGCGAGCTCAGCAAGTTCAGAAGAGACTTACCAATCCTTAAATAAATATGCTAAAAACTTCAATGAACTAGCAGCCGAAGGAAAACTGGATCCAGTAATCGGGCGTGATGAAGAAATTCGTCGCGTATTACAGATTCTTTCCCGAAGAACTAAAAATAATCCGATCTTAATCGGTGAACCTGGTGTTGGTAAAACAGCTATTGCTGAAGGAATTGCTCACCGCATCATATCTGGGGATATTCCCGAAAACCTAATGGATAAAACATTATATTCATTGGATATGGGTGCCTTAATTGCGGGTGCTAAATATAAAGGAGAGTTTGAAGAGCGTTTAAAATCTGTTGTTAATGAAGTTATAAAATCAGACGGACAGATCATTCTTTTCATCGATGAGATTCATACACTGGTAGGTGCTGGCGGTGGAGAAGGTGCTATGGATGCGGCTAATATTTTGAAACCGGCTTTGGCAAGAGGAGAGTTGAGAGCCATTGGAGCAACAACTTTAAATGAGTATCAAAAATATTTTGAAAAAGATAAGGCTCTTGAAAGACGTTTCCAAAAAGTAATGGTTGATGAACCGGATACAGAGTCTGCAATTTCTATTCTTAGGGGTATTAAAGATAAATATGAAGCTCACCATAAAGTAAGAATCAAAGACGAAGCAATTATTGCTGCCGTTGAGATGTCTCAAAGATATATCACAGATCGATTCTTACCAGATAAGGCCATTGACCTTATTGATGAAGCTTCTGCAAAATTAAGAATGGAAATCAATTCAAAACCCGAAGAACTGGATGTTTTAGATAGAAAACTGATGCAGATGGAGATTGAATTGGCAGCCATTTCGAGAGAAGGTAACCAAACCAAGATAGAGCATTTAAAAGAAGATATCTCAAAAATTTCTGAGCAGAGGAATGAGATCAATGCTAAATGGTTAAAAGAAAAACAAAAAAGTGAGGATCTTACTCAAATCAAGAAAGATATAGAATCTCTTAAGTTAGAAGCTGAAAGAGCTTCCAGAGCAGGAGATTATGCTAAAGTAGCAGAAATTCAATACGGAAAAATCAAGGAGAAAGAAGATGCTTTGCAGAAACTGGAATTAGAAATGCAAAACCATCAGAATGAACTGATCAAAGAAGAGGTAACCTCTGAAAATATTTCGGAAGTAATTGGAAAGTGGACAGGAATCCCTGTAACAAAACTTTTACAGTCCGAGAGAGAAAAATTATTACATCTTGAAACTGAACTTCACCACAGAGTAGTAGGACAAGATGAAGCTATTCAGGCAGTAGCTGATGCGATCAGAAGAAACAGAGCGGGCTTAAGTGATGAAAAAAAACCAATTGGTTCATTCCTTTTCTTAGGAACAACAGGAGTTGGTAAAACTGAATTAGCTAAAGCTTTAGCAGAATTCTTATTTGATGATGAAAACAATATGACCAGAATCGATATGAGTGAATATCAGGAGCGTCATTCTGTTTCAAGATTGGTAGGAGCGCCTCCTGGATATGTTGGATATGATGAAGGCGGACAGTTAACGGAAGCAGTAAGAAGAAGACCTTATTCTGTGGTACTTTTAGATGAAATTGAGAAAGCGCACCCTGATGTCTTCAACACTCTGTTGCAGGTTTTAGATGATGGACGTCTGACAGATAATAAGGGCCGTGTCGTGAATTTCAAAAATTCTATTATTATTATGACCTCGAATTTAGGTTCACACTTAATTCAGGAGAATTTTGAAAATATCACTGAAGAAAACCAGGATGAAATTGTAGATAAAACGAAAGACGAAGTTTTTGATTTATTAAAACAAACATTACGTCCTGAATTCTTAAACAGAATTGATGAAGTGGTACTATTCCAGCCTTTAAGAAAAAAAGAAATTGGAAAAATCGTTCAGTATCAATTAAGGGGCTTCAATGATATGTTAGCAAAACGAAACATTATTATGACCGCAACTCAGGATGCTGTGGATTACCTGATGAATAAAGGATATGACCCTGCATTTGGAGCTAGACCTTTAAAAAGAGTAATCCAACAGGAAGTTTTAAATAAATTATCAAGAGAGATTCTTGCAGGAACGGTAAATGACGGTGATAGAATCACTTTAGATTATTTCGAGGAAACAGGACTGGTTTTCAGACCAGCAGAAAAATAA
- a CDS encoding TetR/AcrR family transcriptional regulator, translating into MELKEKQRKILDEAVQLFKEKGYMGSSVRDLATKLNIKAASLYAHIRSKEEILEWICFGIAQDFFVELEEVQNTDLNPKDKLNLFIDKHLSIVLKNPDVTHIYSNEWKHLEERLPEFVELRKKYQQEVEQLISMIYKAENWELKSPVFTTRFILHTLNNSYFWFKRNTESTTEITDEIRNKILFGLLGNEKQ; encoded by the coding sequence ATGGAGCTTAAAGAAAAACAAAGAAAAATATTAGACGAAGCCGTTCAGCTTTTCAAAGAGAAAGGTTATATGGGTAGCTCTGTAAGAGACTTGGCTACCAAGCTGAATATAAAGGCTGCTTCCTTGTATGCACATATCCGATCTAAAGAAGAGATTCTTGAATGGATCTGTTTTGGAATTGCACAAGATTTCTTTGTAGAGCTGGAGGAAGTACAAAACACGGATCTCAATCCAAAAGATAAATTGAATTTATTTATTGATAAACATTTATCTATTGTGCTTAAAAACCCTGATGTTACCCATATTTATTCCAATGAATGGAAACATCTTGAAGAAAGGCTTCCTGAATTTGTAGAATTAAGGAAGAAATATCAGCAAGAAGTTGAACAATTAATTTCTATGATCTATAAAGCTGAGAATTGGGAATTAAAATCACCTGTTTTTACGACTAGATTTATTCTTCATACTTTAAACAATTCCTATTTCTGGTTTAAAAGAAATACAGAATCGACTACTGAAATTACCGATGAGATCAGGAATAAGATACTTTTTGGGCTTCTTGGAAATGAAAAACAATAG
- a CDS encoding phenylacetate--CoA ligase family protein, giving the protein MDFSVEYLKLDQLRQLQSERLVNLVSYLEDRSDFYRKKFNELGISPQEIRSIEDISKLPITYKQDLRDNYPFGLFTVPKNELQRIHCSSGTTGKPTVVGYTKEDVDLFSEVVARSLNAAGAKPGMQLHNAYGYGIFTGGLGLHYGAEKLGMSVLPISGGMTTRQVDLIMDFKPEVICCSPSYALTIADEFAKRGISAAEISLKYAVLGSEPWTEIIRHHIEEKLGVHATNIYGLSEIIGPGVSMEDFEEKGGSYIWEDHFYPEILDPVTKQPVPFGEEGVLVITTLTKKAMPLLRYWTNDITSLYYDENAKRSMVKMRPLLGRADDMLIVRGVNVYPSQIEEAFSHVQGVVPNYYLTPIEKEQMCVALDIDLEIDDDFVKSEQLEINTDDYVIFVGNFGKNIENEIKKRVGITTKVRIHAQDSLPKCEGGKINRILKKK; this is encoded by the coding sequence ATGGATTTTTCAGTTGAATATTTAAAACTCGACCAATTGAGACAGCTCCAATCTGAAAGATTGGTGAATTTGGTCAGTTATCTTGAGGACAGATCGGATTTTTATAGAAAGAAATTTAATGAATTGGGAATATCACCTCAGGAAATAAGGTCAATTGAAGATATTTCAAAACTACCAATTACCTATAAACAGGATTTAAGAGATAACTATCCTTTCGGATTATTTACGGTTCCAAAAAATGAGTTACAAAGAATTCATTGCTCGAGTGGAACAACAGGAAAGCCAACAGTAGTAGGATATACCAAAGAAGATGTTGATCTTTTCAGCGAGGTGGTTGCAAGATCATTAAATGCTGCAGGTGCAAAACCAGGGATGCAATTGCATAATGCATATGGTTATGGAATTTTTACCGGCGGACTTGGGCTTCATTATGGAGCTGAAAAATTAGGAATGAGTGTTCTTCCTATTTCTGGAGGAATGACCACAAGGCAGGTAGATCTAATCATGGACTTTAAACCGGAAGTAATTTGTTGTTCACCATCCTATGCGCTGACAATTGCTGATGAGTTTGCTAAAAGAGGAATTTCTGCAGCGGAGATTAGTTTAAAATATGCTGTTTTAGGATCAGAACCCTGGACGGAAATTATACGACATCATATTGAAGAGAAACTAGGTGTTCATGCAACCAATATTTATGGATTGAGTGAAATTATTGGACCTGGAGTCTCCATGGAAGATTTTGAAGAAAAAGGAGGTTCTTATATCTGGGAAGATCATTTTTATCCGGAAATTTTAGATCCGGTTACAAAGCAGCCGGTTCCTTTTGGAGAAGAAGGGGTTTTAGTGATCACTACCTTAACGAAAAAAGCAATGCCTCTTTTAAGATATTGGACAAATGATATTACAAGTCTTTATTACGATGAGAACGCTAAAAGAAGTATGGTTAAAATGAGACCTCTTCTGGGAAGAGCCGATGATATGCTGATTGTAAGAGGAGTGAATGTATATCCAAGTCAGATAGAAGAAGCTTTTTCACATGTACAGGGAGTGGTTCCGAATTATTATCTTACACCGATTGAAAAAGAACAGATGTGTGTAGCTCTGGATATCGACCTGGAAATTGATGATGATTTTGTGAAATCTGAGCAACTTGAAATAAATACCGATGATTATGTTATTTTTGTCGGAAACTTTGGAAAAAATATAGAAAACGAAATAAAGAAAAGAGTAGGAATTACAACGAAAGTTAGAATTCATGCTCAAGACAGCTTGCCAAAATGCGAGGGTGGAAAAATTAATAGAATACTTAAGAAAAAATGA
- a CDS encoding 2Fe-2S iron-sulfur cluster-binding protein, with protein sequence MNSFYKLKTVKVQKDTDEAVNVAVEIPEELKDKFRFKQGQYLNFRMMIDGNEERRSYSICNAPSEKSNTLEVLVKLLEGGKVSGYFNEHLHMDELLEVMPPMGGFNTSYHPTNTKTYVGLAAGSGISPVLSNIKESLYQEPDSKAYLFYSNRSMNHVMKKGEIDKLVEHFKGRLSVVYLVSREKHEDPIFEGRISPEKLDHLFERYTDIDVKEATYFICGPAEMIKGISDYLKKDKKVPAIQVLFEYFTAPDDENSEEMSDEFKAIANIESMVTVIIDDDEYSFHLNSKKESILDKALKDNLPVPFACKGGVCCTCKAEVLEGEVFMEKNFALTEDEVARGFVLTCQCHPTTNVVMLNYDV encoded by the coding sequence ATGAATTCATTTTATAAACTAAAAACTGTAAAAGTTCAGAAAGATACCGATGAAGCTGTAAACGTTGCGGTAGAAATTCCTGAAGAGTTGAAGGACAAATTCAGATTCAAGCAAGGGCAGTATCTTAACTTCCGGATGATGATTGATGGAAATGAAGAGAGACGTTCTTATTCTATCTGCAATGCTCCAAGTGAAAAAAGCAACACGTTGGAAGTATTGGTAAAACTTTTAGAAGGTGGAAAAGTTTCAGGATATTTTAATGAACATCTTCATATGGATGAACTGCTGGAAGTGATGCCACCAATGGGAGGTTTTAACACCAGCTATCATCCGACGAATACAAAGACCTATGTTGGTTTAGCGGCGGGAAGTGGAATAAGTCCGGTTCTTTCCAATATCAAAGAAAGTCTTTACCAGGAACCTGACAGTAAGGCTTATCTGTTCTATAGTAACAGAAGCATGAATCATGTTATGAAAAAGGGTGAAATAGACAAATTGGTTGAACATTTCAAAGGAAGACTAAGTGTAGTTTATCTTGTAAGTCGTGAAAAACATGAAGATCCAATTTTTGAAGGAAGAATTTCTCCGGAAAAATTAGATCATTTATTTGAAAGATATACGGATATTGATGTTAAAGAGGCTACTTATTTCATCTGTGGACCTGCGGAAATGATCAAAGGAATTTCTGATTATTTAAAGAAAGATAAAAAAGTACCCGCTATTCAGGTTTTATTTGAATACTTCACAGCTCCGGACGATGAAAATTCTGAAGAAATGAGTGATGAGTTCAAGGCGATTGCCAATATAGAAAGTATGGTAACGGTCATTATTGATGACGATGAATATTCATTCCACCTTAATTCTAAAAAAGAGAGTATCTTAGATAAAGCATTGAAAGACAATCTTCCTGTACCTTTTGCTTGTAAGGGAGGAGTTTGTTGTACGTGTAAAGCGGAAGTTTTAGAAGGAGAAGTTTTCATGGAGAAAAATTTCGCGCTTACCGAAGATGAAGTAGCAAGAGGATTTGTTCTTACTTGCCAATGTCACCCTACAACGAATGTGGTGATGCTTAATTATGACGTTTAA
- the paaA gene encoding 1,2-phenylacetyl-CoA epoxidase subunit PaaA encodes MDLEKFVQYVHEENKVEPKDVMPDDYRKLLVRQISQHAHSEIVGMLPEANWISRAPSLRRKMALLAKVQDEAGHGLYLYSATETLGNGTIRADRDATYDDMLEGKAKYSSIFNYPTLSWADIGAIGWLVDGAAIMNQVMLMGNSYGPYSRAMVKICKEESFHQRQGYEILMALCRGTKQQKEMAQASLDRFWWPALMMFGPNDDSSPNSKISMNYRVKRESNDSLRQRFIDVTVSQAEFLGLTVPDKDLKWNEERGHYDFGELPWDEFMTILKGNGPCNKKRLQTKVKAQQENLWVREAAAAFAEKQQKEVI; translated from the coding sequence ATGGACTTAGAAAAATTTGTTCAATACGTTCACGAAGAGAATAAAGTAGAACCAAAAGATGTAATGCCTGATGATTACAGAAAATTATTGGTTCGTCAGATTTCACAGCATGCACATTCTGAAATTGTTGGGATGCTACCTGAAGCGAACTGGATCTCCAGGGCTCCTTCATTAAGAAGAAAAATGGCTTTGTTGGCTAAAGTTCAGGATGAAGCAGGACATGGTTTATACCTTTATTCTGCAACTGAAACTTTAGGAAACGGAACTATCAGAGCTGACAGAGATGCTACTTATGATGATATGCTTGAAGGGAAAGCGAAATATTCGAGTATTTTCAATTATCCTACCTTAAGTTGGGCAGATATTGGTGCGATCGGTTGGTTGGTAGATGGCGCAGCTATTATGAACCAGGTCATGTTGATGGGAAATTCTTATGGTCCCTATTCAAGAGCAATGGTGAAAATCTGTAAAGAAGAATCTTTCCACCAAAGACAGGGTTATGAGATTTTAATGGCGCTTTGTCGTGGAACAAAACAACAGAAAGAAATGGCTCAGGCTTCTTTAGATCGTTTTTGGTGGCCGGCGTTAATGATGTTCGGACCTAATGATGACAGCTCGCCAAACTCTAAAATTTCAATGAACTATAGGGTAAAGCGTGAGAGTAATGACAGTCTTCGTCAAAGGTTTATCGATGTTACCGTTTCTCAGGCTGAATTCCTTGGATTAACAGTTCCGGATAAAGATTTGAAATGGAATGAAGAAAGAGGTCATTACGATTTCGGAGAGCTTCCATGGGATGAGTTCATGACGATCCTAAAAGGGAATGGACCATGTAACAAGAAAAGATTACAGACGAAGGTAAAGGCTCAGCAGGAAAATCTTTGGGTAAGAGAAGCGGCAGCAGCTTTTGCGGAAAAACAACAAAAAGAAGTAATATAA
- the paaB gene encoding 1,2-phenylacetyl-CoA epoxidase subunit PaaB codes for MANLDMWEVFIQTKPGLSHKHVGIVQAPTAEMALQNARDVYTRRKEGTSVWVVPSKYIVTSEGVDKESFFDPADDKLYRHPTFYDIPNDVKNM; via the coding sequence ATGGCAAATTTAGATATGTGGGAAGTGTTTATTCAGACTAAACCGGGTTTATCTCACAAACATGTTGGAATTGTACAGGCACCAACAGCAGAAATGGCTTTGCAAAATGCAAGAGACGTTTATACAAGAAGAAAAGAAGGAACCTCTGTGTGGGTAGTTCCAAGTAAATATATAGTAACTTCAGAAGGAGTTGATAAGGAATCTTTTTTTGATCCTGCAGATGACAAATTATACCGTCACCCAACTTTTTATGATATTCCTAATGACGTAAAAAACATGTAA
- the paaC gene encoding 1,2-phenylacetyl-CoA epoxidase subunit PaaC, which yields MSALFNYLLKLADDSFIMGQRLSAWCGEGPYLEEDIALTNIALDELGQANNFYVYASRVADNGKSEDDLAFLRYEHEYLNAHLTELPNEDYAQTILKVYVFSVYQKLMYEALSSSADEELSAIAQKSFKEVRYHYTHTASWMKIFAQGTEESKARLVKAIENIWEYTKGLFAKVEGEDDLIALNITPNVDELYNQFIAITEKDFQDFGLEYPKDHFMQPKSRTGYHTEYFGFILCELQYMQRAYPGCTW from the coding sequence ATGAGTGCACTATTCAATTATTTATTAAAATTAGCAGACGACAGCTTCATTATGGGACAGAGATTGTCTGCATGGTGTGGTGAGGGTCCGTATTTGGAAGAGGATATTGCATTGACAAACATTGCTTTAGATGAATTAGGTCAGGCCAATAACTTTTACGTTTATGCATCAAGAGTTGCTGATAATGGAAAAAGTGAAGATGATTTGGCGTTTTTAAGATATGAACATGAGTATCTAAATGCACATCTTACAGAACTTCCCAATGAAGATTATGCACAAACGATTCTTAAAGTATATGTTTTTTCTGTATATCAGAAACTAATGTATGAAGCGTTGTCAAGTTCTGCAGATGAAGAACTTTCTGCAATTGCTCAGAAATCTTTTAAAGAAGTTAGATATCATTATACACATACTGCATCTTGGATGAAAATTTTCGCTCAGGGTACAGAAGAAAGTAAAGCCCGTTTAGTGAAAGCGATTGAAAATATCTGGGAATACACAAAAGGGCTATTCGCAAAAGTAGAAGGAGAAGATGATTTAATAGCTTTAAATATCACTCCGAATGTTGATGAACTATACAACCAGTTTATTGCGATCACGGAAAAAGATTTTCAGGATTTTGGCCTAGAGTATCCAAAGGATCATTTTATGCAGCCAAAATCAAGAACTGGATATCATACAGAATATTTTGGATTCATTCTTTGTGAATTACAATATATGCAGAGAGCTTATCCAGGATGTACTTGGTAA
- the paaD gene encoding 1,2-phenylacetyl-CoA epoxidase subunit PaaD → MNQLLDLLKTIPDPEIPVINIVELGIVREAKVTSENTCEVIITPTYSACPAMFTIEEDIMKMMKENGWDAKVVTKMFPIWTTDWLTDEAREKLRVYGITPPEKGADEHHIGKPKKCPRCGSMNSKQISRFGSTLCKASYQCLDCLEPFDYFKCH, encoded by the coding sequence TTGAACCAGCTTTTAGATTTATTAAAAACAATCCCAGATCCTGAAATTCCGGTTATTAATATCGTGGAATTAGGAATCGTGCGTGAGGCGAAAGTAACGAGTGAAAATACTTGTGAAGTAATTATTACTCCTACTTATTCGGCTTGCCCCGCTATGTTTACGATCGAAGAAGATATCATGAAAATGATGAAAGAGAATGGTTGGGATGCTAAAGTAGTAACCAAAATGTTTCCGATTTGGACAACGGACTGGTTAACAGATGAAGCAAGAGAAAAGCTTCGTGTTTATGGAATTACACCTCCTGAAAAAGGAGCAGATGAACATCATATTGGGAAACCAAAAAAATGTCCCCGTTGTGGTTCTATGAATTCAAAACAGATCAGCAGATTTGGATCCACACTATGTAAGGCTTCCTATCAATGCTTAGACTGTTTAGAACCTTTTGACTATTTTAAATGCCACTGA